TGGATTCGCTCTCCATGTTGGCGATGTCTCCGTTCCTCTCGGCCTGCTCCTCGCCGTAGGGCACActcttctcctgctgctcctcgGCGTCCAGCACGCCCTGCTGGCTGAGTTTGCTGGCCACGGACCACGTGAGTGGCAGCCGGGACCGGGCTGCCATTTCGGCCAGTTCCCGGGCGCTGCAGCTGGGCGTGTtggtctcgtagatctcatggAAGCTGTTGTAGTCCACCTCGTAGAAGCCGTCCTCCAGCGTCAGCACTGGGGTGAAGCGGTAGCCCCATTTTATTTCACTTGCCACATACGAGCTCCTGGCTTGGCAAGTCATCcctaaaaacaaatatattgtgCAGTTAATTATAATTCATAAAGTCGAAGTcaaatgaaacactgcagcacagaacatggtgacacaatgaaatttgtcctctgcatttaactcatcacccttagtgagcagtgtgtggggacggtacttttgctcagtggcaccatggcggcttgggattcgaatgGCTACCTCTTGAATACGGGTTCCTTACATGCTAGGACGACCGATGCCCAAAAGATGAATAATATTAATTCTGCAGATAAGAACTAGAagatatacacatatatgtatgtattatttattaatcacTTTTGGAGATCCATGatacagaaaatatgaaataaaatgtgtataagAAAGGTATTTCTGGATACAATAAGGGAAAATAGCTTAACTTCATTAATGTCCAAAATGACGCTGATATGAAATGATTCCTTTGTTTATGAAGCAACCATTTATTCTTAGAATTACCTGATCACTGATCACTAAGATTAAACTGCAATATGAAGGGACACATTAAATTCAATAGCTGAACTCCGGTTTACTACGTGTTAGTAAGGCCAACCACTCGGAAACTCAGCATCTGTTCAGCCGTATGCACTTTCACTCTTAACATCACtcttaaatggaaaaaacactGAACTGTTGATTAGCTGCTCTCAAAATATACTGAGTGTAAAACAGCTTTTCTACttaaaaaagcatgtttgtATTGTGGGGTCATGAAATTAATTGCTGTAGCTGACGGCAACTCTCGTCTCTACTGCCGCCAAAGTTGACAACATGGTTCATTTCTGTCCaacaattatgttttttttttttgttttaaaattttaCCTTCACTCATTTGTTGAATAGATATGAAACAGAACATCTGAGCTTTTCATTAGTTAGCTTTGAAGTTTAAACTGAAACTTGAACAAgcttttagcaagaaaaaagcttttattctttttttattttatcaaaataaaaCAGGCTTTAATATAACACAGATGTCCTggtccattgtgtccctgaatatctccagggggactgtccctataactacagattgtaagttgctctggataagggcgtgaaATGAAAATGCTTACAGGGTTGGGGTGAAATTGAGATCCATATCCAGAATATGCTCAATTGTGGATGTGTATGACAATCAGTATGGtaatagaaagtgaagtgactgtgaaacactgcagcacagcactcggtgacacaaacaaatgtgtcctccgcttttaaccatcacccttgatttTTTCAAATTCTGATGCTAAAATCGGATTCTATGACCACATTGCCTTCTACAATCCTCTGAAAAATTCATGGATGCTTGTGCCTTGGTAAACTGCTAGTGAATTACCAAGGCAGGGAGCTGCTTCTGCAGAAAGTAAAAGTGTGAGAGCAAAGCACCTACAGGCGGGTGGGTGGATCCTCATCTTCTGACATCACCAGAATACTGAAAGCAGCTCAATGATTTGTGAAGAAAACTAAAAGCTTGCAATTCACCAAAAGCACCGTACTGATCAGGCTGGCACACCCTAGGGCCCTAATTGTGGATCACAATGTCCTGAATTTCCAATTAGCGGTAAAACAACCGGCCCGCTGGGAATATCTAACACTTATTTTACTATGCCTTTAGCACTGTAACGTGTAgggtgtaaaaataaaagaataaaacgaATGCTGAAGAAAGAGATGATGTCTTTTTTCATGTAATTGGGCAGCAGACGGGGACCAGTGATGAAGTAGACCACAGATAAATGCATCAGAAAACAGCCTGGCTGGCCTCCCAGTCAATTAAAAAGGCCCTTCGAGCCATTCCACGTTCAACTAAAACACCCCGCCGCATGTCATGACCGCCTCCAAGAtgacattgcaaaaaaaaatcgaaatttACCAGATGACTTGTTGATCTTTCGTTGTTTATGTGTGCAGCTACCAAAATCCAATATCTTCTCAAGTCTCAGAGGGAGCTCTGAGCAGGATTAGAGCGATCCTGATGCAGGGGCTTTGAAGACCCCCTCAGAACTCAACCTCTGCACTGCAGCAAGGTTAGACTTTGAtgattttatcttttttatttttaagaatgcTTGGTAGCACCATGTATGTTCTGCTGACTCTGCTGATGTGGATGGGCTACTGTAAAATTTGTGccttaaaatatacatttaaagaGGACATTTCTTAGTGACATTCTGGACCCATTAGACATTTTAATGTATGCGCTCCATGAcaggcaataataataatgatggaTGGAACGAGCTCTGCTTGATAGTCATAGAGTACGTGTTGCTCCAGGGCATTGGAATGCTGCAATTATTAAACTTCTATTAACTAAAGACAGAAAGTGGTCAGCTGGGAATTCTATTCAGAGCTAATTGGTGCACGGCACCGTGGGCATCAACAGTAATTCTAGATGAACAAGGAGTCGGCAAAAAGGACTGCTGCGCATTAGCCTCATGCATTAAAGTTTGTGGACGCAGTCGACTGATTAAGACATTGTGAGATCCTAGCAATGTCCTTTCAGACACAGAAATCATCTGTGTAGAAATACTTACTCTCATATTACAACTTAAAGTGTTTGAACTACACAAACCCCCACAGTCCATTTTTTATTGTcgttcatataaaaaaatcctCTGCAGCGTCCTTATTGTCTGTGCATGACACAAACGCAACACAGTTTATTAAAGTAAAGACAAGATTGTGTTCTTACGGCACAGTCTGAGCTGGTGGACGGGATTAGCGGGCCTGTTGGGATGGTGACAGTTTTTTTGTCTAACTAATGTTCTGTGGAATAAAAGAGTGAAATGGATAGTGATTTCAGCAGTAACCTTCCCCACATTGTCCCCAGCTCCCAGCTTCATTTCTGCCATTCCTTTATTATGTTCAAGCGATCATTAAGAACCCAGTTGAGGTAAGTAAAGGTTAATGGTGTAAGGGGATACTCTAGGAACCCGTCTGGGAACTCCACAGGGCCACTGACAAGCATAGCAACAGTAACCAAGGGGGGGTGGGATTTAGCAATTGGGATTATTGGTTATTCTGATCCAGCGTAGGAATGTAACGTGATGTGCAGCATTTTATGATGTAATTGCAGCTTTTCAGAGCCTCAGATAGCTCATGTCCTGGTGTCGGCAGTAAATGCCATTTTGTCCAGCTGGTGAAAAGGCCATGGAGGAGAGATCATTCTCCAGGGTGAGGACTCCAGGCGTCATTAAGAGGAGCTCAGGGTAGAGTCGATTCTCTCTCACAGACACCATTTAGACACGGCCAATGAGAAGCTCTCCAGCACACTTAAAGTGTAAGAAGCAATGCATGCAAGAAGCATCATCTAGAGCCCAGAGGTAAACAGAGAAGGCAGACGCCCACACAGTCCACGCATGGTGCATTTATATAACCTGCGTAACCAGCGCCACGTCTGCTGCATCTGGagctcattaaaataaaaccatcatCGTACAGCAGATGAGTAATTCCTGGGGTTCCTGGGGAGGTAGCAGCCtggtgtccctgagaaagaccctttaacctgagtgtctcctgggggactgtccctgtaactactgattggatcgctctggataagggcgtcttgtaaataccatgaaatgtaaaatgtaatggttGCTGACAGGTTGTAGCTAAGACAGCGACTTCGGACCACAGCAGGGGCTGAACCTGCTTTACActtaaatttcacattttcacaaatatGGGCCCATCACATTCATGAACTTAACACTCCCATTCCAAGTATGTCCACCCACAGACAAATATTGGTTGTTTGGCAAGTTTAGGGCAAGATGTCTATGTACTTATGTTGCTGAAGAATGCTGAATTGGAGTTGCCCCATTGGAGTACATTCTGGgggtaggttttttttttattctcctcctctcttcttaTGTAGCCCCTGCTTGCTTTTCTGATCTTATcccctatcttcctgacctgtccacCCCCTCAATGTGACACTGcgttgtatatatatgtatggtCGGGTTGATGGCCAGACTTTTCGGTAGTACTTGTTAATATTGACTTGGTATATTGCATCAGCAATAAAGTGTTCTCATCATCATGATCATCATGTGAATTTAGTAGATTCCCTCTGCATGGGATGCAGGGAGTCTGCGCGATTTGCTGTGTTAAGTGTGGCTTACAGTGTATGCTGTGTGGGGACAAATACGGTTGAGCATGAAGATGCCAGATTTTTATTTCCGGTGCTGGGAAGAGCCTACAGGCTGGCAGTGGGAGTCACGTGTCACTGGACGGCCGATGAATTATGTGTCCTTCTTGGACCTTCCAGTGAATATGAGAGAACTGTAACCATCTTATGGAACCCAAACTGGGCCGAACCCTCAGATGCCGACTGGGTCGGTACTTTCTCTGCCTGCAGAGAAATGCATGGCTCAGCACCTGCTGCTCTGCAGTGCATATGTGCTATACGCAGACTCGGGCAACACGAGAACAGCCAGATGGCGCTTCACAAATAGACCATTGGCTagaaaatgatgcaaaaaataaatggctCCTTCAAATCTCCtcttctaataataataacaataataataataatagtagcaataataacaacagaacagaataaaaatattttactatgtttttttatatgcataAAAATCATTGAATCGAGAAGAAGACAGGCCACCACCTACTTCCAGAATAGTAGGAGCAAAATtgctaataataatatcatagCCATTGGCTGATGTGCCTGCTGTTTAGATAACAGTCGTTACATAAGAGCAGTGGGCTTTCCTGTGTGCTCACTTTGGTGCTAACAAAGATAAAGCGCTGCTCGCTCTCACACAGTAACCACAGTTGCTATGGTAACCTCGCAAACTACGGCAAATAGCATTACAGAGACTGTGGGAGAGAAGCCTGTCCCCTCGGTTTTCATGTCTCAGTGGTTCGCACGGGCGGGACTCACGACACGCGCCCCCAAACGCACCATCCTGATCCGGAGAGGAAAGGCCGTCTCCTCATTTCCTAACGCGTAGAAACCACCGCTGCGCTAAAACAAAGTCTAACGTGGCTGTCAAGCCTCAATTTCCTGCTCCACTGGATTTCAGACTGTGGCACCATGACAACAGTGCGTCTCGGAGATTACGGAGAGGACCGACCCCTGACAAGCCCCCTCAGAGTCTATCCATAAATGTGTCCACATGGTTAAAAAGGATCAGGAGAAAAGGTCATTTTAGTGGGGGAATAGTGGGGGACCGAAAACCTTTTCAGTCTCATCAAATCAAAGCTTCTGCTCTAATTTAGCAATACActtggaggaatttaaaaataaatgttcaatatAATTTTTCTACAATGAAGTTTCTTAGTACCCTGCTCCATGTTACAGCTTTACTTTGACCTTTATCCTAATAAACCAGACCTTCAATGGATGGGTAGACAGCATGATAATATAATTaatctgaaatgaaacagaGTTAAATATTATGCTGCATAAAACTGACCATCATGTCTTTTTTAAAGTGTGAATTTCAATAGAAAATACTTGATCTCATATCCAGatgtacataaaatatacagcaaataaaagaaagatCATACAACTAGATGATATTAGCTAATTATAGATATGACAGATATGGTTTATCATACAGTCTATAATTATGGTATGATGTACATAGTTATAGAAATTAAATCCCTTATTCAGAGCACATTAAAATCTGTTGTTACTAAGTGGGTTTGATCATGGTTGTAaaaccaactaggctactaccatccagaTATAAAATGACCGCAaattttcttcacattttaaaCTACTGACTTCTGTTTAGATAGGAACTTGTGGAAGACTGAAGAAAAGTGAAGAAATGGGTGAGCTTCCAACGATGGCACCAGCATCTTTCTCCGAGATAACAGGGTTGCCTGTAATGATTTCAGCATGTTTGAACAAGAACTTCCTTTCATCCATATTTCAGTTTTGCTTCTGAGGTCAGGTTGCAGATCACAAACTATTTTCAGTCAAacaattttttctattttaagaTTCACTCTGTAATGCATCACAGGAAAGCATGTATGTGACCCTGTGACCAATAAATCTTGACTACATTGACTATGTTATGAAATTCCTAAGGAACGCCCAAGGGTTAAGAAAATGTGTGATATTCTATTCACAAAGGACCCCAATATATGTGACATTATTAAATATCTGCCTAATAAAACGAATCTCACAAGTTCAGACTGTAATATACTGAGATTTAACGATTGTAGACACATGTACTTTTGAACAGCAGTCAGTAGTTTAAAAAGCCAGAGAATTTGCAGTGAGCATATATAGACATTATTGAGGGAAGGGCGATCTTTCTCATTTTATAtctggatggtagtagcctagttggtttTACAACCATGTTCAAACCCACTTAGTAACAACAGATTGTAATGTGCTCTGAATAACTATGTATATCATACCATAATTATAGACTGTATGATAAACCATATCTATCATATCTATAATTAGCTAATATCTAACAATATTAAcatcaacaataataataacactccAAAATGTAGaattaataatgcaaaataaaaatggatttttttttatttaaggtaGAGGAGGAAGTTGCCTGCTCATGAGTCACTGCCATCATCTTTTGTTACATAAAATCTTtgaaactaaaagaaaaaatatattttatgccaAAGATGGAGGCATTAGTATATATTGGCTCCTCATCATCAAAGCACTTCACTGCTTCAAGCAACACTTGAGTCAAGCAGAAAATTACAAGTGAAAAAGAAGAGCTCTTTCTAAAGCGGCACAATTCTTTCGTCCATGGTAACTGGAAATCCAAACCTTGGAAATAATCACTATCACACGtttagccacaacattaaaactacaTGTCCAATGTTGTGTGATGGgatgtacagtagaggccaaaggtgtggacacaccttctcatttaatgtgttttctttattttcatgaccatttacattggtagattctcactgaaggcatcaaaactatgaatgaacacatgtggagttatgtacttaacaaaaagtggagacctggcctccacagacactggacctgaacccaatccagatggtttggggtgagctggaccaacaagtgctaaacacctctgggaactccttcaagactgttggaaaaccatctcaggtgacgacctcttgaagctcatcgagagaatgccaagagtgtacaaagcagcaatcagagcaaagaaactagaatataaaacatgttttcagttatttcacctttttttgttaagtacataactccacgtgttcattcatagttttgatgccttccgtgagaatctaccaacgtaaatggtcatgaaaataaagaaaacacgttgaatgagaaggtgtccaaacttttggcctgtactgtatgtatacagTTTATGAATgttcacacacaaaatatttttttttattgaaggaagttgaaactgaaatgaaacCATTGTTCTCCCTCTGCACTTTGAATATTTGCTTTGAAATGCATTgggatgtgatgtgatgtgggCTGTAAAACACTGCATCTGAGTAAACGTGCATCACTCCCTACTTCAAGgccttgctcatggacacatcTCCACATGTCTGTATGTTTATAGTCTCAGCAGAGTTTTCTTGCAAGTTGCAAGTCTGTTGTTGCAACAgcttttgtattgtatttcagGGCCCTTTGCCATTACACCTGCTGCGCCGTATCGCGAGGTGCTGCACCTTGAGTCATTTTTGTGACTCACTAGCATCACCGTTTCTTCACCAAGTCCAACATCTTCTCCACTCTTCTGGGTTTGCAGGTTCATATGCTCTCAAAAATCTCCTGTACATatcaatactaataataatctactggtcaAACAAAGGAACCTGACAAACCTTTACataattagaataatttctACGACTTTATGAACCTATATCTATTTTTATTCTCCTTCGCTTTTGCTATTTAAACTCGTTGGATGTTTGTCAGCCTGCTGTGTGGGTGCTGCTGGCAAGGCCTTGCATCTGTGAGAGACATGAAATCTGAGAACACGTCTggctgaactttgacctcagTATTTATTCATCCCTGAAGGCGAGGTTAGTGCTGCCAGGGTAATCAGGCATAAGGTAACTGCAGAGAAGGGACTGTTTACAATGACACGAGGCTGCCAGTGCGCTTGCTTCTGGAAATCTGATCTTATTTGCTTTCGGACACAATAAAGCTTTTGTTCGGATGAAGGCCACACAAAAAAGGCCTTTCTGGTCCTGCACGTCACATTCGCAGTTTGGAATTATTAACTTCACTATTAAAACAACCGTTGGGGCAgctgtaaataataattcaaGCAAACATTTACAGACACAACTTAATCACTTTTTAGAACACAGTATATACACAGCTATACATTTAGTTTCTTTTACATAAACGTATATATCTTACATATCTTACATTCACCAATTACAGAGACCCTACCTAGCATTTTAGGATTAAGGTTTTTGCTAAGCTGTGTGGTCTTTGgaactgtgactttgtgggcCATTTGTCTAATAGGCAGGTTAGTTGCTCATTAGGCTGCCACATCAGAGGAAATGAATGCTTtgctaaataaatcattttttagtTTCGAGAACATGCCATAAACGATAAAAACCCAAAATATATTAAACGTTATGTTGCTAATTAATTTTCAGAAATACCTTTAATAAATATGCTTACCTGTAGCTTCCACCATGCCCTCCAGAATGACCACAATCTCCAGCTCCTCTTTGGACAGCTGGGCTTTGGAGATCTCCCAGAAAGGGCTGTGCTGATTGATCTCATGGCAAATAATGAGCGGTGACACTAGGAAGAGCCGGTCATCCCCCGTGTCGTAGCCCACGTTCATGTCTGTTTGGTTGAGGGGGATGAACTCCCCTTCCTTTGTCTGCTTGGACTTGATCAGCTTGGCTCGGATGGAGGCCTCTACAATGTGCGAGTTTCGAAGGTCCCCCACTCTGAACATCAGGCACAACCGGCCATCTCTCATGGAGATGACTGCATTGGTGGAGAAAACTAGTGTCTCAGCCCTCTTCTTAGGCTGGGAGATCTTCACAAACATACAGCCCACCATGAAGGCATTGACGATCGACCCCAGCACTGACTGCACCAAGAGCAGGACAATACCCTCGGGACACTTGTCTGTGATGACCCTGTAGCCATATCCTATTGTTGTCTCTGTCTCTATGGAGAACAAAAACGCTGAAACAAAACCGTTGAGGTTGTTGACGCATGGAGTCCACTGGTTGTCTCCTATGTGGTCCAGATCACCTCGAATGTATGCTATGAGCCACCACATAAAACCAAAGAACAGCCATGTTACCGTGTAAACTAGTACAAAGATGAAGAGGTTAAACCTCCACTTAAGGTCCACCAGTGTGGTAAAGATATCTGTAAGGTAGCGGTAGGTCTCCCGGACATTGCCATGGTGCACGTTGCACTTCCCGTCCTTGCGTACATATCTTTGGATTTTCCGTTTGGACTTTTCCTTGTCCACCAGTTGTTTAGGTAGATCTTCCCTGGCTTGCTTGGGCAGCTTGGGCTGTCTGATGGTGACAGGGCTCTCCACATCTTGCTCCATTGGGGCGTCTAGAAGGATCTGAGCCTATGTAATATAAGAGACAAAAGAAACTATATTAGTATTAGTACATGTTTTCATGATGTACTTTGGTTCCTTGCACCCATGGATATGGAATAGCTCTAGACAAACTACAAAAAACAACGGCCTCTTTAATTAGTAAAGCTACCTGAACTCACCATATTCCAGTCAGGATTGGATGCTTTGCTGTGATTTTATTAAGATGAATTTACATAAATGagttatgttttttaaaaggcACAGAGGAACTGAAACTCCAAGTTCACTTATGAGCACTTACAACCACctctgaatttacatttacagcatttatcagacgcccttatccagagcgacttacaatcagtattacagggacagtctccctggagcaatttagggttaagtgtcttgctcagggacacaatggtagtaagtgggattcgaacccaggtcttctggttcataggcgagtgtgttacccactaggctactaccagtaatttcaattaataaaatgtcCAGAGACATTTTCAAAAACACCTCAGGGTGTTCACAGACTCCCTGAGGACACAAGTCTGTTGGCAATGGCTGGACAAGACTTGTCATGTCTAGAATCAAAGATGCTGAAATAACTGCAGTGCCTCAGCTTCAGGTCCCTCACCAAAAGAAGGTTGGACATCTCAGTTTTTAAGGTCTTGCGTGTCTGTGGTTCAAGTCTGTGCAGAAGAtctgcaaggtcatttccaaaATCTCCAGGTTCAGACCACGGAGCCACGTGGATGTGTTTCCAACCACGGTCTACTTTAACCTGGTCTTGAGATGGGTGTTGGTgttcttcctttcattttttatttgtcgaGATGATTATTCCATTTTCATCCTGTGTGCTACTGCTATTGGTCTCAGTGTAAACTGCGTGGTGTGTGAACAGCCCAGTGTTTACATCTGTTCATTCTTGAACTGCTCAGGGGAACGGCACAGCACGATGCAGACAGCAATAGAAACCTGTACCACGGCACAACAAGGTAGCAGAGTTTCTTTGTGTTAAAGATGATAATGAAGTCCATTACCTTTGTTCCAATTCAttttggttaaaacaaaaaaaaaattactttgacTTGCATAATGCAATTATTGAAAAAATGGCAGCTACCCTGTATGGGCTACTTTAGCCCCTGAGAGGCTGAGATGCTCCCTCTCAGACACTGCTACAAAGCCACTCTTATGAGTAATCCCCATGTCACAGGGCGCCGCCGGCAGCAATACAGACAAGAGGCAGGTAATTCAATTACTATAGCTTCACTGGGCCTTCCTCGCATCCCCCGGATTTGTCATCTTCGGGAACTCTTGCCTATTTGAAATTTAGATGAAACAGTCCTTCGGAGAGGTGAATCCATTATAACCTCAACTagcatttttaaatagaaaCTTATACAACACAACTAACGATTGAAATGAATGTGAACATTTTTGCttattaaatatgaacatattataTATGTCCAACCCAGCCACTCACTCGTCAGAAAGGGCATCTGACATAAAGCTTGCGGAGAGATCTGCCGTTgtgacccctaacaggagcaggCAAAGACAGGAGGATAAATAAACATACGACCCAGGAACTATTACATGACAAAACCATAATTATTAGTCgatttatataattaatttagtGATTTATTGGCCTGAATTTTTGCACTGAAGTTGTGCGACAACATTCTTGTCGTACGTGTATCTGCCTGTTCAATTTATGGATCTGGTGACATCATGAGTATAAATGTACATATACAAGCATATGTACTACAGTTCCCTTCTTTCTGGTCTGGTCTGTACATCTATACATACAATAGCAGAAGCAGAAGTCACATTCCCAGCAGATCTGTTGTCCGGGTTTGGTGTAAACACTGAGATGATGGTGAAACTGATGAGAGACAATGCTTATTAGACAAATTCATGAATAGGCTTTGGTCTTGCAAAAACTGGAGAACAGTAGGGGGCAAACAGTGAAAACTCGGCCAGAAGTCTGTTCTGTTTCCTATGTAATTTGTCTTGTGACCTGCATGAATGCATattgcattctgattggttcagGGGTGGGTAAAAAGGTGTAGCAAAGGGAGGGAGAAATCACGCTAATGTTAGAAGATCACAGGAAGTCTATCCTGTACTTTCCTGTACCAGCATCATGGTAAATCCACActcagcattttattattttttttggtgaaactAACGTCtctacccagcatgcactgaaAGCGTGCTTCAGCTCACATTATTATACCAGCATGTGCTGGAAAGAAGGCGTGCGCTTTTCTTCATATTTCCCTTCACATTGCTGACTGAAGTTTATGGCGTTCATTTAGTCGGAATGTTATAACCAAACTAGAATGGAAATGGGCTGCTccagttaaaaatgaaaagttatCCACGACACTGGAAATTATGATTTAGGGGGATATGTTTTCATTTCACTCTTGCA
The window above is part of the Denticeps clupeoides chromosome 6, fDenClu1.1, whole genome shotgun sequence genome. Proteins encoded here:
- the kcnj6 gene encoding G protein-activated inward rectifier potassium channel 2 yields the protein MEQDVESPVTIRQPKLPKQAREDLPKQLVDKEKSKRKIQRYVRKDGKCNVHHGNVRETYRYLTDIFTTLVDLKWRFNLFIFVLVYTVTWLFFGFMWWLIAYIRGDLDHIGDNQWTPCVNNLNGFVSAFLFSIETETTIGYGYRVITDKCPEGIVLLLVQSVLGSIVNAFMVGCMFVKISQPKKRAETLVFSTNAVISMRDGRLCLMFRVGDLRNSHIVEASIRAKLIKSKQTKEGEFIPLNQTDMNVGYDTGDDRLFLVSPLIICHEINQHSPFWEISKAQLSKEELEIVVILEGMVEATGMTCQARSSYVASEIKWGYRFTPVLTLEDGFYEVDYNSFHEIYETNTPSCSARELAEMAARSRLPLTWSVASKLSQQGVLDAEEQQEKSVPYGEEQAERNGDIANMESESKV